Proteins encoded by one window of Dyella humicola:
- a CDS encoding MAPEG family protein, whose protein sequence is MIQHLPAVVVLLTILLQVGTVWATGKAREKYGIKAPAISGHPGFDRAWRVQMNTLESTVIFLPTLWLAVQYGFALWGSVAGLVWVFGRVWYAVAYLKDPAKRGPGFMVASAGWAVMLVLGVIGLFRALLAG, encoded by the coding sequence ATGATCCAGCATCTGCCCGCCGTCGTTGTCCTACTTACCATCCTGCTGCAAGTCGGCACCGTGTGGGCCACCGGCAAGGCACGAGAAAAGTACGGCATCAAGGCACCGGCGATCAGCGGCCATCCGGGCTTCGATCGGGCCTGGCGCGTGCAGATGAACACGCTGGAATCCACCGTGATCTTCCTGCCCACGCTTTGGCTGGCCGTGCAGTATGGCTTTGCCCTGTGGGGCAGCGTGGCCGGGCTGGTCTGGGTATTTGGCCGCGTGTGGTATGCCGTGGCCTATCTGAAGGACCCGGCCAAGCGTGGCCCCGGCTTCATGGTGGCTTCCGCCGGATGGGCGGTGATGTTGGTGCTGGGTGTCATCGGACTGTTCCGAGCCTTGCTCGCGGGCTAG
- the ypfJ gene encoding KPN_02809 family neutral zinc metallopeptidase has protein sequence MDWQKGERSENVEVDSGGGGGPRFGGGRGMGIGGIIILAILGVVFFKDPTALLNQADNGGQVAAPTGEPAQVDPQTKDFVSAILGSTEKTWGDIFAAHGQQYVDPKLDLFSGGVNTACGSASTAVGPFYCPGDQKVYLDVAFFQELENRFHASGDFARAYVIAHEVGHHVQNLTGVFDQVEQARRRGARMEGADGLSVRQELQADCFAGVWANHSQQRLQWLQPGDIESALNAASKIGDDALQQQAQGRVVPDSFTHGTSAQRVQWFRTGFESGDMASCNTFAGPL, from the coding sequence ATGGACTGGCAAAAGGGCGAGCGCAGTGAGAACGTCGAGGTCGATAGCGGTGGCGGCGGCGGTCCGCGCTTCGGCGGTGGTCGCGGCATGGGCATCGGCGGCATCATCATCCTGGCGATCCTGGGCGTGGTGTTCTTCAAGGACCCCACGGCCTTGCTCAACCAGGCGGACAACGGCGGCCAGGTCGCCGCGCCCACCGGCGAGCCGGCCCAGGTCGATCCGCAAACCAAGGATTTCGTCAGCGCGATTCTGGGCTCCACCGAAAAGACCTGGGGCGACATTTTTGCGGCGCATGGCCAGCAATACGTGGATCCCAAGCTGGATCTGTTCAGTGGCGGCGTGAATACCGCCTGCGGTTCGGCGTCGACCGCGGTCGGACCGTTCTACTGTCCTGGCGACCAGAAAGTGTATCTGGACGTCGCGTTCTTTCAGGAGTTGGAGAACCGCTTCCATGCGTCGGGCGATTTCGCGCGGGCTTACGTGATTGCGCATGAAGTCGGCCACCACGTGCAGAACCTCACGGGCGTGTTCGACCAGGTGGAGCAGGCGCGTCGTCGCGGCGCACGGATGGAAGGCGCTGACGGCTTGTCGGTGCGGCAGGAACTGCAGGCCGACTGTTTTGCCGGCGTCTGGGCCAATCACAGCCAGCAGCGCTTGCAGTGGCTGCAGCCGGGCGACATCGAGTCGGCGCTCAACGCGGCCAGCAAGATTGGCGACGACGCATTGCAGCAGCAGGCACAAGGCCGGGTGGTGCCCGACTCCTTCACCCATGGCACCTCGGCGCAGCGCGTGCAGTGGTTCCGTACCGGCTTCGAGAGCGGCGATATGGCCAGCTGCAATACGTTTGCCGGCCCGCTCTAG
- a CDS encoding YkgJ family cysteine cluster protein encodes MLHPCLRCGACCAYFRVAFHWSEADASLGGVVPPELTETLDPHRLVMRGTQASKPRCVGLQGTVGEAAHCGIYEGRPSVCREVQPSWEFGALSLQCDKARSAHGLPVLTPADWPEPTGADAA; translated from the coding sequence ATGCTGCATCCCTGCCTACGTTGCGGCGCTTGCTGCGCCTATTTCCGCGTGGCCTTTCACTGGTCAGAGGCGGACGCGTCCCTGGGCGGCGTGGTTCCGCCAGAGCTGACCGAAACGCTCGATCCGCATCGATTGGTCATGCGTGGCACTCAGGCGTCGAAGCCGCGTTGCGTGGGCTTGCAAGGTACGGTGGGGGAGGCTGCGCATTGCGGCATTTACGAGGGACGGCCGTCGGTTTGTCGCGAGGTGCAGCCATCCTGGGAGTTTGGGGCGCTCAGTCTCCAGTGCGACAAGGCACGCAGTGCGCACGGATTACCGGTGCTGACGCCGGCGGACTGGCCTGAGCCAACCGGCGCCGATGCGGCGTAG